A segment of the Deltaproteobacteria bacterium genome:
CAAGGACATCCGCTACCCCATCGTCGTGCTCGACAGGAAGAACGAGCTCCAGCACACCATCGCCTCGTTCAACCTCTACGTGGACCTGCCCCACCACTTCAAGGGCACCCACATGAGCCGCTTCATCGAGATACTCAACGAGCACCACGGCGAGATAACGGTCAAGAACTTCCCCGACATCCTCAAGAAGATGAAGAGGCGTTTTAACGCCACCACCGCACACCTCGACGTGGAGTTCCCCTACTTCATCGAGAAGGCCGCGCCCGTCTCCGGCTCCAGGGGGCTCATGGAGTACCGCTGCCGCTTCTCCGGCTCGCTCGGCGAGGAGCGCGACTTCGTCCTCGAGGTCATGGTCCCGGTGACCACCCTCTGCCCCTGCTCGAGGGAGATAAGCCGCTACGGCGCGCACAACCAGCGCGGCGTCGTCAGGGTCGCCGTCCGTTTCACCGGGTTCGTCTGGATAGAGGACATCATAGAAGCTGCCGAGGGCTGCGCCAGCAGCCCCGTCTACTCGCTCCTGAAACGGCCCGACGAAAAGCACGTGACCGAGAG
Coding sequences within it:
- a CDS encoding GTP cyclohydrolase I FolE2, with the protein product MSGHELKDMQSEPDFRRLPIDKVGVKDIRYPIVVLDRKNELQHTIASFNLYVDLPHHFKGTHMSRFIEILNEHHGEITVKNFPDILKKMKRRFNATTAHLDVEFPYFIEKAAPVSGSRGLMEYRCRFSGSLGEERDFVLEVMVPVTTLCPCSREISRYGAHNQRGVVRVAVRFTGFVWIEDIIEAAEGCASSPVYSLLKRPDEKHVTERAYENPMFVEDVVREAALRVGAMKGVTWARIEAENWESIHNHSAYACLERSFG